The Accipiter gentilis chromosome 29, bAccGen1.1, whole genome shotgun sequence genome segment TTGCATTCAGATCCCAAAGGAAATTTGCAAAAGGGGGGGCGGGTAAGAGATGGATCTCCAAATCAGGATACATTCACTTTGCAGATAAACCTTAAGAGCTCCCATGGTTGTATTTACAGCTGTGATGGGGCTGCACATTAGCAGATCCTGCCCAGCATTTTGTTTCACATCCCAAAAGAGGGAGAAACCTCCACCCTGGCTGAGCGAGGTCCAGACCGGAGCCCTGGGAGTTGCATGAAGCCGCTTCACTCTTCCCCAGCCCCAAGGCAAGTCTGCTGCACTGGGGCTTCTGCAGAGCCCAGCCCCCAAACTGGGGGGAAACGGGGGCATTTGGGGTAAGGGACAGCTCCGAGGGGCCACACTGGGCACCCAAGGGAAAGTTTTAGGAAAGTGGTCAGACTTCAGTAAGAGCGTTTGTGCTCGCACACACGTGTAGAGCACAAACACTGCAGGTATTTGCAAGAATGGGGTCTGAAGCGGCTGACGTTATTTTTCCTTGACCTACGCTGGCACCTCTGAACACGTTTCTCACAGTCTCCAGCTCTCGCTGCCCCCCACAGCGCGCTCTGCCGAAGGCCGTCACCGCCAGCtcctggtgggtgctggtgctCTCGGTGCAGGCGGCACCCAGCCTCTCCCACAGCAAGGGGCTATTTCCACATGAAGGGCTCTTGGTAAGGACTTGAAACATCTGAGTGAGACTATGCCATGCCTTAAAATTCACCCCAGTTTTATTGCAGGGTGCCCTCCCCACTCAGACGAGCCCGTCTCAACACCAGGTTGTTGGTGACATCCCTCCAAATTTTCTCCTCCAGACTGTGAATGTACCAAGGCACTTTAGGGAGGGCTTTCTCCTCCGGTGACACTTCATTGCCCAGTCTCCAAGAGCGTGAAGTTCACATACATGGGTAACAGCGCTGGGAAGAAGAGACCACGCAGCAAGCAGAGCCGTGTGTGAAATACTGGCGTGTTTATTGGTTGGCACTAGATTACAGCCTACACTCTTGTCAAACTTGCAtccacaaatttttttttaaaattttttttttttaaatcttttaaagacAGTGACGACCTCCCCCTCGCACACAATTCAAACAGAGGAAACACTTTGAGAATGGAACCAGACCGCCAGCTGCCATCCATCAGCACAGCTTCACACCGTCTCAACATCTGGCTCCAAACACACCCAGACTCATTGCGGAAGAGGGACGGGGGTTTGTAATGACACCAGAGCTGAGCATGGAGTGGATAGAGAGCCCTCTGGTCTTTCTGGAAATGCTATGGATGAAAAGGTCAAAATTATGTAGGTATACGCTATACCTGCCAGCCAAGACTAAGCAGGAGCAAGAGAGCACCTGCGTTATTCATAGGCTCAAACTAAGATCTGAGCCTCAAGGAAAACAGAATGTGTTTTCTACTGAATGCATTTGACTTTGAACAAATGTGTCGTAAGTAAGAACAAGTCCAAGCCAGTAACAAAAAGCATCATCTGAAATGCTAGATTTCCAAAGTGCCCTTGTAGTTGTAAAGTGTTTTTGCAAACCGTTTCAACCtaatatatcattaaaaaaaaaaacaaaaacacgtTAACTTTACCAGAAGATTAGAAACACAAAGCACTGGAGTGAGGAACAGAAGTCTGCagccagaaaaataaaccaaaacagatGACAGGAATTACAAGTCCAAAACCATCTAGAATTCACAGAGAATTGAGTATTTAACTTATGATTCATTGAAAATCACTGAAAATCTCAAGCTTGTTTTAATTCTAGTAAGTTAGCAAGTTTGTTCTCTACATCAGTTTTCCTCCTCCAAACTCACTGACATTTCCATGTGaaagctgggcaggcagcagagcttcCACTGAGATATCCCAACCAACACCACCACATCACACAGGAGCAGGAAACCCCAGGACATCACTCACCgcgtgctgctgctgccatcgttccccccaccccaggcctgGACACCTGAATGACTCAGAAAAGTATCtgtaaggtttaaaaaaaaacaacaaacaaaacacaacacccccccccccccccccaaaaaaaaaaaaaaaaaccaacccaaaaacatTTTCCATAGGGACTGCTCACGCTGGCGCTGCCAAGCAGGAGAGGTTGGTGCAGGTCAGTACCTGGATCGGTATCAAAGTCTTATCCTTGGTCACAAAGGTGAGTTCGAACGTACCAGCTCAGACATGAACAGAAGAGACAGTCAAAGCCCCGCAGCTTTGATCTCGGAGGTATCTCGGTTCGATAAGGAATGGAAAAGCCTAAGGCAGACAGGCTCATACCCACAGACATCCAGCTCGTGCCGCTCGCAGGGTGATGTACCCTGTTTTTTTATCCCACTGCCAGGCACACGCTCTGATGGGGTCTGGGATCCTGCTCTCCCAGCTCAGGGGTGCTGCCAGGGAGTCTCAGGTACAGAGAGTTCTTGAAAAGACTGAGCAGAAAATGCAAAGTGATCGTTGCAGGTCTTCTgatttaataaatataaaataggACACACAGGAAGTTCAGCAAACACTCTTGGACCTCCCAAGGTTAATTTCTGAGGCAATTCTAGAGCCAATTTCTCAAGTATAACTTCAAAATTCTCActttcccaccaaaaaaaaaaaaagaaaaaagaaaaaaaaccccctatcAACTAGCACCAAAAAGAGATTTTACAAATCTCCTAAATACATCTTCAATCCAGTTAAGTTTTTTCACCCATCTACACCTCTCTCAATTATGTACAGACCTCGTGACACTATACCCAGTAAAACACTACACGTATCTACACACCACCTTCCACCACTGAAGCCGAGTCCTCTCTAACTGTATTAAATTCATTCTAACATTGAGAAAAGTgaggatatatatatatgtatatatgtacgtTATAGTCTCTAACACTGAGACATGATGAGAGCGTACACCAGAAGCAAGGTCACCTGCATCCCCAGGCTGTGATGTAGCCACTAGATGATGCTATCTTATTAAGCAGGAAGAACAGAGCCAGGAGGGAAAACCGAGTCATTTAAAAGCAGGACCAGAGCAGTCGGTGAATTATACACTGTTGTTGAGTATCTTTATAAGATAAAAGCTCTTCACACCTACAAGCGTCTGCAACAACTTCATTTCTTGGTGCAAGTTTGGCTAAAGAGACCGACAGATTTCAATCTTCTCCCGAGAATCGGCATAAGCCATAGCTTCCACTCCAAGAAAGTTTAATATTCAAACCCATCTTTCACAAACTCCCAGATCACCCACACTTGCGTTTACTGGATGCTCTGCACAGGTACAAACATTGCATCTGGCTGTCTATGCTAGATCTGGGAAGGGAACTGAGGATTCCTGACATTCCCTACCCACATTTTTAGCCACTGAATACTTCATGTCTGCACAAGGGAAAAAGCAACACTAGCAGATTCCaatcccttttaattttttatagttTGCTTTAAGGCACATTCAAGATCACACTGAATTAAACTGCCTTCTTGCTCAACAGAAATCTGGGAAATGCACCCAATGTCCATCTGCCAAGTAAAAAAGCTGATGTGAATGCTACAATTGCAGCTCCTTTCCAGCCCCCGAACCAGAGCTCTTACCTTCCTCCACAGCAGCGAGACTGAAGGCCACCATCAGAGGAGATGCAGCAGGTTGTTTGGGTGCAGCCCTCCACAGCCACCCATGGGTGAAGGAGCTCTGAAGGAcaagccccacccccccccccggtaaggctctgccccttccccaccagcatcactcagcatttttatttcacagcacAGCCCTTAGAAGAACACACCCACCTTGCTAAGCTGGAACCAAATCAACCTAAGAAAGAACCGTGTCcccagaacagaagaaaaaggaaacaaatcctAAAGGATGTATTTTAAAGAGATGCAGAGACAGCACATGCATTCACCTGTCCATGCCACCTTCCTACAGCAAAGCAAGGCAAGAGATGTTATCTGAGGAGAGCCCTGGCTGGGCTCCCTTCACCTGTAAATCTAATAGTTTCTTGTAGTGTGACATACACAGAACTCAGTTAAATCACAGCAGGCTTACTACCAAGAACCAACGGCCACTCCCAAGTACTTCTTGCATCTTACCGTACTGAATGTACTGAACAAGGGATGGGGGGAATAGCAAGACTTCAATGAGCCAGATACATTATCCCCACCTGATCCACACAGCAGCTTAAAAAACTCACTATGAAGTGCCCCTCCATTAAAGCCCATATTTTTATGCCCTTCTATTCAGTTTTAATTACAGTTACTGGCTAATGGAGTTTATCAGTAATGCCAGTCTATGACTTCAGCTCTGTTCAACAGCATTAAACACAAGTGAGCTGACCATTAGCAACTTCTGAATTATCTTTTTGCTACAGGTAATGCAACTGCCCTACATTTACTGAACAGCCTCATTCCGACACTCTCTCTTTGGTAGATTCATCTCAAGATTACTTCAGTTGTAAAACCACTCAGAAGAGGTTACGTGCCTTGTTCTGAGAGTTCAAAATCACGAGTAAGTAATATTTACCCTCTCCAGTGCTCATGGCACAGCAGCCAGTGAGAATGACTGCCATCATGTTCCGCACCCTCTCAGCTGTCACTGCCTCAGTCCTAAAGAGTTTTTACAGTTCAAAGTCTAACGCattttcaatttgaaaaaatatttctttttcagtttgcaaAGTAGCCATTAACTCAAAGGAATGTCTTGCCAAATGATATACCTGGAGAGGCAAATGCCAAACACTCGTACTTCTAAGAAGTCACTGCAGTTCTGAGCAAGGCTTTGCTGAGCTCTGCCAGAGAAGCTCTGGCTAACCCTAAGAAAGCACGAAACAGCTCGGCCAGTGCTGGTAAGTGGAAATGCTGTGCAAAGATAAAGGAGGTACAAACCTCCCCTGCCTTTGTAACAATACCGAGTTTCTCTATCACCAATAAACTATTGTCTAGAATTAAACAATCTATCTTTGTGAAGAAACCAAGACATCTTTGTGAAGAAACCAAGACATCTTTGTGAAGAAACCAAGACATCTTTGTGAAGCGACCAAAAGTACTTTAACAGCATTGAATACCAGATTTCAgtgagaatgggaaaaaaacccccttctttCACTCTTCTCTAGGCATCTCCGAGGAAAAGGAGTCACCAGCAGTGTCACATCACAGCCTCTCACAGCCAGGCAGGAATACCAGCATGCACAGCCATGTGGCACACCTATTAAATACTGTGGGAAAGCTTCACCAAACAGAAAATGATGTCTTTTAACTGAAAAAAGGTTCTTCCTTTCGAAATGTGCCTttgaaaagcctcaacataagcAAAGTCACATTTGAAACCCCAAAACCATCTTAGAGTAACCACTTCAAGACAAAGGTGCTGTACGTTTTCTACCGCACGCAATTTCTAAGCTGACATTAACTAATGCATCAAAATCCCTGCTCCACCACACAAAAACCTCATTTGAAAGAGACTTTCTAGAGCTTGATACATACGATTTCAGCTCCACTAAGTTTAATTACACTTGGCACTCTTCTGCAGAGGGATGTCCACCTGCATCTTGAGTTTCACACATCATTTAAGATCACCAGAAAGGTTCAGGATCTGTCTGACAAATCCTGCTAGAAGAATCAAGCAGCAGTTGCTGGAGACATTTGTACCCCAggggtgtctttttttcctgctcccaTGCTGGAGTCAACAAATGCCAGTATACCCTCTACCCAGCATCGGCTTAAACCACCAGCTAACATTTTCCTGCCACAGCAGTAATCTGAGCTGGTCTGTCAAATGCTTCCAGTGACAGGGATccagatttttaaagtattttgaggtTTAAAAGATCATCGTGCTAAGCAGTGATATCTAAGCGCTAAATGCACTTCTCTTCTCCCATTAAGGtctcaaatacatttaaaaatccaGATGGCAGGATGCAACTCTGCTATACGAGGATTTCTAATTTTGACAATACCAGAGGAAGTGAATCAATGTTGAAGAGTGGGAACTGCTCAGAGAACCTCCCTGTGCTGAGCAGCGGGTCTCCCTCTTCCTCTATCACTCACCATCTTGCAATCCTGAGGTGACACTTAGGTGCATAGAGAAATCCAGTACTTGAGTGTTTCAAGGGCCAataattttcctcctcttccttgctgCAGGCAGACTTGCTTCTTGATATATCAAGAGTGAGGTGTCCTTCTATATACCATGAATACATGCATGAAGAGTGGCAAGGGAAAAAGTAATCTTATTAGCGAAATTACCCCTAAGAAGTTGCAGAGGACACTGGAAGTTTTTCACGAGACCCCAGGGTTCAGAAGTGTGCCAAAAGGTAATCAACAGTAGCCCCTCTGAGCTGGAGGCTGTGCATCATCAACACGCCCGTCATTTATCCCACGCTGGATTTCAGAGAACCCAGACAAGCGTCTGAGACCTGCAACTTGAGGGTGACTTGACAAATTTGTTGCAAACTTGCAGGATGTCTAAATGAAGCATTGGTATTCCTCTGTTTTACCTACGAATACACCAGTGCCAAGTAAGATGGAAGCTATGTTGAAAGCCAAACTAAGAACACTATTCTTCAATAGGAAGCCAAGACACATTGTAATGCTCGATTTAAGGGATCAGGCTAGACACTACATCGTTTGAGGTAAGAATCACACTATCTCCAACACTAGCTCAATATAGCACCAGTTTTAGCAACGCTAGAAGTCCAAGTCTAATCCTACAGGGTTTTTTAGCAGTTGGTCATGACAGCAGCCCTAAGCAGTTTAATCAAGCAGGCACTAGCCTGTACTGCGAAACCCAGAGTGCACGCCGCCCTTTGAACAACTCTTTTGTCACTAATAAAGGTAGTTTGATTGTCGGTCCCAAACCAATTTAACATCATTTTGCATAAAATCGCTTAAACTGCTAGGGCACGCAGCTATACGAGTTACTAGAGAAGAACCTCAGATGCTGAGGAAGATGGTGCAGGGAGAGACTCAGGTAGCACAGGACTAAGGCCTGTTTTGAAATTCGCATCTGTTGAATAAAGGCTATTTCTACCCCAGGAGCTATTTCCAGTTAAGAAGATGTACTATCAGCCACTCGATGTTACTGTGTTAACAGCATCAATCATGCCACATTAAAACACTTTCTTggcacaatttatttttctgaccCAAACAAATAAGCCATTAGCAAGTCATTAACAATATTCTACCCTAAATTGTCAGTTTAACAGCcctgtaaaaacatttttagtttaaaaacaaaagtgtGCATGCTGTTGATATTAAAACTGCAGTTACTCTTTCAGGAGTACCAGCTGTTTTGTTGCAAAGCATTTTCAACATACTAATCTGTACAATAAAGACAAAAACTCAATTGAAGGCAGTAGATGGCTGTGTTAGGTGCCACTCACGGCTTGGTAACGGCGGACTGTCTGAACTTCTTGTACACTTCCAGATACAATATTCAAGCCCTTTTAAGAGTTTGGTTCAGGCCGATCAGCACAGAGTAAGAAAGTATTGTACATTCGTCTCTAAGTTGAAGTGAACTGAACTGGTGTAATTTAGGCTCAATTCCAGATGCTTGGTTTCAAGCTACTTCTTGAATAATGCCTCTCAGCTTTTTCTTATGCATGGTTTTTCATGTTAGCGATCACTGGCACTGCTTTTGGCCTTGCTACTCCACACTGATGAAAGCAAGGAGAACAAGTAAAGGAACAGAATAGGATCTTAAAATGAACAGCTTCTTGCCAAACCAGCAAGGATACCATTCCCCCTTGTCCCAGGCTCCATGGATATTTCTATCAGATTTTCATATTGTAAGTGCTTCTCGGGAAGAGAGAAAACTCTGGAACAGTGAGTATTtattagaatattttttgttaaataaagaggaggggggggagagaaaaaaaaagagagtactGCAGATTTAATTTCACATCTTGGCTATGCTCTGACAAAGGAGAAGTTACTGAATTCAGCAACTACTTCTTGTCCCAAGCCAGGGATTAATGCCCCTCCCAAAACTTGTACCTGTCCCaacccaccccccagccccaacctTTCCCATTTTATTTCCCAACTAGACAACACTGTTGGCAAATCAAGACAGCATGAAACTTACatcaataaaaacaacaacaacaacaaaaaaaaaaagtgaagtgtgCCAATGCATCAGGGGAACTATCCTATTAAACAGTGTACTTCTCCAACTAGCAATTCTGCTCGGGAGTCAGCTGTACCTTTCACAGAGGGAGAGTTCAAACATTTTGAGCATGCTCCATGGTGCAATTCTAAGTGCTGCAGAACCACAGGACAAGAGATTGAACACCTGAATTTTTCCCCCAGGACTTCTTTTCAGGGACACACATGGTTATCCAACCGAGGGCTCGTGCAGTAACACTCAGTAAGTACAATCCAATGCTTCAGCACAAATTACAAGTATCCAGTTCAGCATGGTATAAGGCATGTGGACAAGAAGAGACATCAGCAGAACGCAGCAGGATCAGCAGAACAGCATTGGTGATTGACGCTCCAGTTTGTCAGACTTTGACCCCACTTTGAATCCCTGATTCCTACCACAGACAATGAAATTCAGTTTCTATCGTAGCATTTCTGAGGCTATTTATTTTTGGCCAAGTGTTAAAAGACCAactcctttttgtttcattttgatgtaAATGCAGAAACATTGGCAGAAGCTGTAGGAAAAGCAACGGAGCAGCAGGGATGTCTGCAGGTGATCAAAACTCTGCCCTCAACTTCAATTGTCACTGCACTAAATCAGGAGATACTGAACGGGGAGTAAACCGGCCCAGCCACTAGCACTGTCACAGAACgtgtatttcttaaaaaacagaacaaaaggcaAACAGATTAATTATGAACCCTTCTTTTCAGAAGCAGACCAGgattaaaaaaattcctgcaaaattaaaatgttagaTTCTCCACCTAAAAAAAGTTTATACATACGTGCTGAAAGTGACCACCACACAGGTCTGAACAGCACCTTACAGTACAGACTAAGACTTAAAGAGCTGATCTCACATTTGaagtcttttaattaaaaaaaaaaaaaaaaaaaaagtggctatgGCTGGGATGACACAAATGGGACACTTCAGAACACAAGGCAGAGGCGAAACTGGCAGCCTCGCTTGCCAGGCCATGGAAGCGGTGTAACGGGAAAGGGGCACTTCATgcacaaaatgtattttacaaaatacatatccaaaaaagcaaaaaaagccaacaaaaaaaaaatcccaccttgcACTAAATTGCAGCACTCTTAACACTTGCTCTGCCACAGGCTGCTGCCCATGCCTTGTTTGATAGAGGAGGCATgtgaaaaaggggaggggggagggaaatcCACGTTTCAGTCTATTTTTCAAGATTTGTCTCACAGGGACGTCTTCAGTCATCTGATGTCAGACACAGAGCTCTCAGAGTACGTCGTGGTCATGACAGGAGTGCCGTTGTTTGCCAAACAACCTTGCCTCAAGGTTTCAAAATACGAGGCCTGCACTGGTTTATGATACTGCAGAACTTTTATGGCATCTTCTATCTTAAAccattcccttttccttcctgtgggtaaaaagaaaaatcagtagatGCAGCAAAATGATGTTATCCTTTCCATGTTTAAATGTTACTGTTGATTAGCTTTCAATCGTTATCATGTGCACTAATGCTGCAAGAATAATTCCACTATGTGGCAAAGCATCAGTTTGAAAGACACAGGGAAATTTTCTCTCAGGATTCTCCGATCTCGAGGGCCACCTAGTCCAAACACCACACTGATGGCTCCTCTATCCCCACGACACATATCTGTTTACGGCAGTACATCCACTATGCAAACATTTGGTCTTGcatttcccaattaaaaaaaagaaaacaaacccacaaaccaaacacatttattttgctatttctgCAATTGCTATTCAAGTCAGATACTCGTTTTAGGACAGCCCACATCGACACACACCATCACCCAATTTCCATCGATTTGTCTACCTCAATTTTTGGTAGACAGCATTCATTTCTTACTCTTTCCATAAAACCTCTTCTGAACACAGCCTCAGGAAAGTCAAGTTACAGGTGCTACAGTGCTACTGATAAACCTCATGCAGAACACcacattcattttcatttggGAATCCAATTTAAACACAAAGATTTCAAAAGATAATGGGGAATGATTAATCCACACTGCCCACATATATTTTCTTCTAGTCTTAGAAAGGACAGCTCTTCATGCTCTTTGCTTAGTATCTTAAAgtgcaagaaataaatacaaaattgcTGTAGAGGCAGCTGTACAGCTGAATTGACTTCTCTTGGGCCACAGAGGTTACAAAAGCATCAATTTAACCGCAATTTTTCTTCCCAAGCAACCAATGGACACACCACTGCAACTTTTCTCAACAACTCTCACAAGGATTCCAGCTCCCAGAGGGATGCTAAGCTGACGTGTTTTTGTCTGCATCCAACCAGTTAATGCTAGCAAGCACAAAGAGCTTACCAATATTGACAGAGTCCTCCCAGTCTTCCAACACTTCTGTGACAATAAGTACGTAAACATAAGTCCTGTGTTTCCTGTCCCGATTCTAGAAGGCAAAGGGAACAGAATAACAACAAAGCTATCAAGGGAAAAAAGGCAGGTAAGCACATGGCGACTACAAGTTGCAAGCTGCTTCACTATGATGCTGCAGTACCTTATGCGCAGTTTCTCTCACATTATAGCTCATTCTTAGCTATTAAACATTGTTGCGTTTTAAATGAGAGGTCTGAAAGTATTAATAGGGATTGCAGCCAAAAAGTCTAGTCCAGTAAGGCAGCATTTGGTGGATGGATATGCTTATAAATCAGTTCCTCAGCTGGAAAAAACAGCACAGGAaagatttttatgtatttcacGCAACTCTGAAATAgtgaaaaaacaaccacaaaaagaGCTGTGTCTGGTACCTGTTGACTGCATCTCACTAGTACTCATCAGGTGTTACTGCACTCCTAATAGGAGCGCAGACGCTTCACCATATTGCAGAGGCCGGTTTGGCAACGGGTGACAGCAGGTGCTAAAGAACAAAGGAGAGCCACTGCTCCCCAGCTGGTGGGTGGCCTTTTCTAGCAGCAAGAAAGGTATGAAGGCACTGAGTATATTCACTGCTACGCTGGCTTATCACTCATGTTTTCAACAGAAGTGGAAATTGCAGATGATCAATATCACTGAAAGGATcagcatgcatttttatttaaatggggAGTTCCAAGTTTTCCTTCAAACAAGTTATCTAGCTTACTGCACAACAAATTAGGAAGTGATTTTTACTCTGAGACAATTTTTTGCATCAAAATTTCAAAGCCTCAATATCTGAAACTTACCTCAAAAATTCCCACTAATCTTCCTAATGTCCCTTTCACTCCAGCCTATGAaaagttcaaagagaaaaaaaaaaacacactttaACAACAGGTCAGTACTTATTTCCTTACTTGTTACGCAGGAGCAGTTCCTTTAGAACAGGAAGCAAATGCTGTAAAATTCTGTTAATctgaaaacaacaagaaaaatgacACAAACATATCACGAACTCTAACCATACATGCATTCCcaggaattttttcttctttttctatattGAAACCATTTTTTATTCGATCTGgaggaaaaaattattcattgAGTCACTAATTGCGTACCAATATACCCTGAATGACCAGAATCTCCTCTAAAGGTTATTATAGTCTAAGCATGGATAAAATTTGCTTTGGGGTTTAGCAGTTTTACCTTGTTAATATTATAGcttaagaaaataactttaaagtGTGTATAAAACATCCACTCACACCATCAAAGCAACATGACAGCTACCAGGTATTTCAGGGATGTCTTGCAAACATTTGAAGGAAGCtaatataaacataaaatactTCCAATGTTGCAAAGTGGCCTCCGCAACAGGAACAAGACTATTTTTGATATAACACAAAACGCAGATGAGCACTGAAAGAAGACTTATGAATCAAGCACAGACACAAATCAAGAGAAGATCTAAGCGACAGTTTTGTCTTCAATTTGAATACTACTGAGGATCTACCCACTTTATCTCATTTGCTGTCACTTTTTATACATCCACTCATCGCTGTGGCTCAGTCACTTTCTCAAAGTGCTGTTTCTCGCCTCTGCTCTCTGGTGTTGCATCATGCATGCATGCAAAATGCCATCCCACTCTCCTGCCCCCagacccctccctttttcccaatAATTTACATTCCCTTCTTTTTACGACTGTAAATGGTTGGAATTCAAGTGCTACAGACAAGATGAGATTTTGCTCCATGACTTAATTGGTCTGAAACAACACACAGAATCTGGCATACAACCCAGCCACGTTTGGAAGGTAAATTCGGCTGCCGTCTCTGGCAGCTGGAACACATCCTAAACAGTTCAGGAAAATAGTGCCTCTGTTCTTGCAGCTGAGATATATAGATCTGATtatgtcaggctttttttttttttttttcctttttttcaaatgtttgggTGAGGCCAACTAAATATTTCATGGCAAGACAAATTCTCTGTCCTGAGTGGCTGAGATACAGTTTCCCCGCTTGCTCAGCTACTAACCAGTTGCTGTACAGTCATATGCTTTTAGAAAGGAAGagcttttattaattaaaatattttactggttAAGTTCCCAGCCTACTAAgtgaacacacacacagataccAAACaacacagccagagcacacctCACTATTGCTTCTAATGATAGCTGATGGTAGAACTGCCCCAAGAGAAAAGGATTTGTAGCTCCCCCTACTACAAGCATTCACAGAAATCTATTTCTTTCTGTAACATGCTCCCTGACCTCTACTTCTAGGAAGGAGCTTTTCAACTGAATCTTTTATGTTGGTTTTGGATGCAAAATTTATTGTCTCATCAGTATTTCTGACATTCTGCTCAGTCCATAGGTGGACCACTGACTATTAACCACAAGGCTATTTCTGGAGTCAAATAGCAATTCCATGAAGGTCAATGTACGCGTGTATGCGCACACCAGCATGGCTAGGACAGATAACTGGTTTTGACCTTTGCAGATGAGCGATTTTACCTCATCTGCAAAACTGTTGCTGCTAACCCGGACTAATCTCTCTCAGAAGTGAGCTGGAAGGCAAATACTTCAGATAAATTTCATTCAAAGAACTCCTTCAGCAGCCTCGAACAGtgggctgcttcttttttttttttttttgataagcaACCATATCAATCAGCCAGCAATAACAAACACAAGGCTTCCACCTTCACAACATgcataaatatattaaaaggtGAAGTGTAATCAAATGTTTCAGACAAATAATTGTCTTAAGCcaattttcttctcttgctcctGGAGAAGGCTATTGAATTTCTGCTCTCCTTACTTACCTACAGAGGCACTGAATCAAAAGCCAGGGATGTTGTTGTGATGGTTTAGCGAACTCTCAAGCCTGACTAGAAACAAATTTATCTCCAGGCAACTAGCCAGCCTGGAAACTAAGCATGAATACTGCACGACCAGCCTTCCAAGCAGTTTATCCCCAGCTCTAAAATTGTGCTTGAAATAATACAGACAGGTGAGGAGCCTTTCCTTCTGTTCTGGTTAAACACAGGCGATGGAAATAAGGCTCTGTCTGCAAACTAGGATCCTTCTTTGTTCTGCCTAGTCTTATTCACCCAAAAAGGCA includes the following:
- the NUDT3 gene encoding diphosphoinositol polyphosphate phosphohydrolase 1 isoform X2, with product MMKLKSNQTRTYDGDGYKKRAACLCFRSESEEEVLLVSSSRHPDRWIVPGGGMEPEEEPNVAAVREVCEEAGVKGTLGRLVGIFENRDRKHRTYVYVLIVTEVLEDWEDSVNIGRKREWFKIEDAIKVLQYHKPVQASYFETLRQGCLANNGTPVMTTTYSESSVSDIR